In Hermetia illucens chromosome 1, iHerIll2.2.curated.20191125, whole genome shotgun sequence, one genomic interval encodes:
- the LOC119647244 gene encoding uncharacterized protein LOC119647244 isoform X1: MKRIRPKAYEIEISPKILERMLCAVIQWLVFSAAYSLEFGSLKMVGEVLSIVVINSRADAGAHYQLSLDAITEFVRTRDIYNLEETNFVREHKTQRYLLSVKTRYHASSGSNPSSSCIFVHAPLL; this comes from the exons ATGAAGCGGATTAGACCAAAGGCGTACGAAATTGAAATTAGTCCAAAAATTCTTGAGCGGATGCTGTGTGCAGTTATTCAATGGCTGGTGTTTAGCGCAGCATATAGTCTGGAATTTGGTAGCTTAAAGATGGTGGGCGAAGTGTTGTCGATTGTGGTAATCAACAG CAGAGCAGATGCCGGTGCTCATTATCAGCTGAGTCTGGATGCAATCACCGAATTTG TGAGAACCCGTGATATATACAATCTGGAGGAAACAAATTTTGTCCGCGAACATAAAACCCAAAGATATTTGTTATCAGTTAAAACAAGGTATCACGCTAGCTCGGGTTCGAACCCCAGTTCGTCATGCATCTTTGTGCATGCCCCGTTGTTGTaa
- the LOC119647244 gene encoding uncharacterized protein LOC119647244 isoform X2 — MKRIRPKAYEIEISPKILERMLCAVIQWLVFSAAYSLEFGSLKMVGEVLSIVVINRADAGAHYQLSLDAITEFVRTRDIYNLEETNFVREHKTQRYLLSVKTRYHASSGSNPSSSCIFVHAPLL, encoded by the exons ATGAAGCGGATTAGACCAAAGGCGTACGAAATTGAAATTAGTCCAAAAATTCTTGAGCGGATGCTGTGTGCAGTTATTCAATGGCTGGTGTTTAGCGCAGCATATAGTCTGGAATTTGGTAGCTTAAAGATGGTGGGCGAAGTGTTGTCGATTGTGGTAATCAACAG AGCAGATGCCGGTGCTCATTATCAGCTGAGTCTGGATGCAATCACCGAATTTG TGAGAACCCGTGATATATACAATCTGGAGGAAACAAATTTTGTCCGCGAACATAAAACCCAAAGATATTTGTTATCAGTTAAAACAAGGTATCACGCTAGCTCGGGTTCGAACCCCAGTTCGTCATGCATCTTTGTGCATGCCCCGTTGTTGTaa